Proteins found in one Lepeophtheirus salmonis chromosome 9, UVic_Lsal_1.4, whole genome shotgun sequence genomic segment:
- the unc79 gene encoding LOW QUALITY PROTEIN: protein unc-79 homolog (The sequence of the model RefSeq protein was modified relative to this genomic sequence to represent the inferred CDS: deleted 1 base in 1 codon), with product MGTRSAAFTAKIKNLNDYQMRLVQSTVPLPSGTDIANTFKYFTTTLLGVLKDVPGQPMIMMKNRENDTERMALFPNLDYKGLHTSLIQMLDLFPLLPSGLYDFGKGFLSCLCSLIPFLERELIDTLPYIVASTLTVFPASLMEDVIDVLCWNLLPFTVSSEKPSDNFVLPKDGEPVERENYASNSAAAIMMMVFQFVKDDTTIHRKITECFMALKEDLVKDLLCVIAHGTPSSRIPAANLLFYYWPSLNPTHYDRRNALGKFNTGETWTPPPCCYKDCPGMVGKGNNGNNPNHHHLQHPNDAVKVCLDHSVSLFLFPDRPPISYFCHECFVTVSKKLLSKSELNAISTLFVDINHPIKQIDITCENKNCRAQEKIAVSTCFSPECSSYNGNKPIRYCNQCHKIRHNTRRGADHVIHVPLTSPWELEPETQNYLVKAIISLLKEARPFGSGKRTDKEESMQRTMAVLDVEDDENDEAFINERRLLSRYGVWLLVGLITLEQDTPHEIIGHMLSMLFEWFNTTAYLPNDKTGTALEKLKSEYLPTWIQKAYRSHPDVFMACLLPNPPDYAKVGGHWDVLTTRMTHIKEGLIRLFCLVPYDVITLDVWNKVMPHWMEAIHIVVPKDDLYELKRVFCKIFDPDMSPLGFDAREMYQFISIRFKSTPQIQRQALQWLQKLCLLHISIPLNILFEMFNLGVETMSKDHEEGSLPITKDKKNEALQINFEWEADDYPGLPSIHPDNDTGYPKDEPSATIFNGEKKMTCYNLMVDVLNSQMELQDVEKYVGLLGAHASEVLGLINKMLSAEWFGLITQVLSDEEISEEDEEAIHGIEDLMADFLQLTHTAIKNVVNSDPSGDSDDDTQETVQSVCSDPKDSKEKLLKKGPGLGGLMAALTTMQSTVEKTKDNLEESPSETSSEDIQDLYLELEKEDEKEYSPEIEELEIPVKLLYNLLIHNVELKEPDMRFYLLDSVRLLTLHADVLTNIARKRKRFIRWCQESLLVGILWKILDSSQSQVAQVSVPILLHAITLPGGSDVFWKSVDDDFQDDDWRVRFAAVEKTTVIFRFLEPKAIRKSQNLRSSLSHAFCCLIACMSDINPEVSLRASLFLGTIHDTAVNALISCLENQFDNVPIDRPVILRRLYQLFNCLIDRKVLTWQFFASRFENLILELQNTNEKLPPDSAYQTMVRCNDSSQKRTKEGNASATVHSLSAALKYPYKRTISAPAGMGLSTKAGSYHKTQTENTQLSTGQTTPAGGYYRQQSVPLLKRKASKQGQDSVHQLNKQISNVGTVVDELEYVNVAAKTVDLDEIDKETLHLTVFLFMQFLSHPEQATLASSDEKQTSKTSPSAKAIQSLYSLLGFNENERRFTTMPHKIRSTPAVNAFLSNLPQVLDNNFKIGETLLPNIILVLQKLPFPQLCASSWQTGYTLMQESHLFQGCGYSLWHLEPSARKSWLSAVLVMVYKYNYPPEEVVGERLTGLIRIIIHTLAAHAHVCYRFSKPVLGLSARSRDLSQISLGQADNDNDTVFDGESNLQDDEDNDKVENGTQEEISTNLIVVKEEDSTESTSNVKKSEENDVMTNLFELLPRPSGNSSNPVAPSPYAPTPEHHQMTSEGLPEGWAMQLMHSGRTLFIDNANQTTTWIDPRTGRPAPIKNIVGNVKSRLGGVIESPPSPLSLMDVITVGNPIAVDRPSTSSSCGSNCETGILTSPPPLPSEERLLPIGISRKSSKKNYKNHQNHSLNIIDRVWQVLGSLDTTECSGESIPLIEPKSGEKIQLVASVSRNEDDSLRQGEITEKYTGTVTHINKAKLDALLKTTVANNNNNYTSNGIESPPTTPTKTVLYNSHNCIKKNIDTVTPRVNPTVSSLIPEKPCKTVNSIEKSIKNDKQRRRKFNSANHQDQIGSTMENNSKTSSLCGKKVKAAKTDSVGSLSSTRDNPLLLKHSALRVGEDAVVDRCSQCGQIKEEYSDEEIGLCIIILNTFINREPGLAAPLLPEILLTVTRIAQKSRYSWEFCDAPSVYVPSNCRSIARQFIRCVFHQLAPNGIFSLLFQMELSNKQREKFFETIVSALLDFSEVNPSVPVLLFLQEMNERKTWTSDLLEVSLLNLSCYLKFVPYETPNIWTFVFPQAETFLRRLWTLSANPTKSGSSSSAYKYGFHGGASNSHAPLIVYKQEGVSRMKKLEKSTEVTVVLRQTDSLFSIMASLLRMSGIQNSRSILDPLGKLISHTIQNSNVSFHSLLNVCHLCNKTFAKEKERYQLTKAVVFELISAVKFKSSIPDTNFLLLTNFVLQDCGGEITTGVGLEEVVDSYENSASQLNTGAGEALKNNLCDILDFLADVHSLSKVKSHVKGMNIGLNEDTLGGIIKASLAQYMAIEISRGGNGSRESRPVNRYLPWLFNIPSNTLTQGPREFLDCVSHIRLLSWLLLGSVTISLKHQRPSMNNNPNSFNLNSNVLEDGLCTPIPLEASCHIADHVQVILAGFAEQSKSSVVHMCSLFHAFILCQLWTVYLEQTIMTLQPRDESQVLAGSILLDFWGKVTPGILQLVSHSKVLAEMVNLHFLGLMEAFMECNSMILGKLMPLWIPVLFAYQSTLPDHVRVRLQAIQDYKPQSHGDLEEESTHNEILKKWLQRLQFKMGQIEMQASHVTQFFTV from the exons ATGGGAACCCGTTCAGCAGCTTTTACtgctaaaattaaaaatttaaatgactatCAAATGCGCCTTGTTCAAAGCACAGTTCCTTTACCATCTGGAACTGATAttgcaaatacatttaaatatttcaccACAACACTTTTAGGAGTACTCAAGGATGTTCCAGGGCAGCCTATGATTATGATGAAAAACAGGGAAAACGATACG GAACGAATGGCCCTTTTTCCAAATTTAGACTATAAGGGACTTCATACATCTCTTATTCAAATGCTGGATCTTTTCCCACTATTACCTTCTGGGTTGTATGATTTTGGCAAAGGTTTTTTGTCTTGTCTTTGTAGTTTGATTCCTTTTCTTGAGAGAGAACTAATTGACACTTTACCTTACATCGTTGCATCAACCCTTACA gtgTTCCCTGCATCCTTGATGGAGGACGTAATTGATGTACTGTGTTGGAATTTACTGCCGTTCACTGTCAGTAGTGAAAAACCTTCAGACAACTTTGTTCTCCCTAAGGATGGTGAACCCGTTGAAAGAGAGAACTATGCTTCAAATTCGGCAGCCGCTATAATGATGATGGTCTTTCAATTTGTCAAGGATGACACTacaattcatagaaaaataacagAGTGTTTTATGGCACTAAAAGAAGACCTCGTCAAGGATTTACTATGTGTCATTGCACATGGTACTCCGAGCTCAAGAATTCCCGCTGCTAATTTACTTTTCTATTACTGGCCTAGTCTTAATCCTACACATTATGATCGTAGAAATGCTTTGGGGAAATTCAATACTGGTGAAACATGGACTCCTCCCCCATGTTGCTACAAAGATTGTCCTG GTATGGTTGGTAAGGGAAACAATGGAAATAATCCAAATCATCATCATCTGCAACATCCAAATGACGCTGTCAAGGTATGTTTGGACCACAGTGTCTCTTTGTTTCTCTTTCCAGATCGTCCACCAATATCCTATTTTTGCCATGAATGCTTTGTAACTGTCAGTAAAAAACTGCTTTCAAAATCTGAACTCAATGCTATTTCAACtctttttgttgatataaaccATCCAATCAAACAAATTGACATTACTTGTGAAAACAAAAACTGTAGAGCCCAAGAAAAAATAGCAGTTTCTACATGTTTTTCACCAGAATGTTCTTCCTATAATGGAAACAAACCTATACGTTACTGTAATCAATGTCACAAAATTCGACATAACACACGTAGAGGAGCTGATCATGTAATACATGTTCCACTTACATCTCCTTGGGAATTGGAGCCTGAGACACAAAATTATCTAGTAAAAGCTATCATATCTCTCCTAAAAGAAGCTCGACCCTTTGGATCCGGTAAAAGGACAGACAAAGAAGAAAGTATGCAAAGAACTATGGCAGTATTGGATGTAGAGGATGATGAAAATGATGAAGCATTTATAAATGAAAGACGATTGCTTTCCAGATACGGTGTTTGGCTTCTAGTTGGACTTATTACATTAGAACAAGACACGCCTCATGAGATTATCGGACATATGCTGTCCATGCTCTTTGAGTGGTTCAATACAACTGCATATCTTCCAAACGATAAAACAG GAACTgcacttgaaaaattaaaatcggAATATTTACCAACATGGATACAAAAAGCATATAGAAGCCATCCTGATGTTTTTATGGCATGTTTACTTCCAAATCCACCAGATTATgctaaa gTCGGAGGTCATTGGGATGTCTTAACAACCCGAATGACACATATAAAAGAAGGATTAATTCGCTTATTTTGTCTTGTACCCTATGATGTAATCACGCTGGATGTTTGGAATAAAGTAATGCCTCATTGGATGGAGGCTATTCATATAGTAGTACCTAAGGATGATCTTTACGAACTTAAAAGAGTCTTTTGTAAA aTTTTTGATCCTGACATGAGCCCACTTGGATTTGATGCTCGAGAAATGTATCAATTCATTTCCATAAGATTCAAATCAACTCCTCAAATTCAAAGACAAGCTCTTCAATGGCTTCAAAAGCTCTGTCTTCTACACATTTCTATTcctttaaacatattatttgaaatgttcaATCTTGGAGTCGAAACCATGTCTAAGGATCATGAAGAAGGCTCCTTACCTataacaaaagataaaaaaaatgaggctCTCCAAATAAACTTTGAATGGGAAGCAGATGATTATCCAGGACTCCCTTCCATTCACCCAGATAATGATACTGGTTATCCTAAAGATGAGCCAAGTGCTACTATTTTCAACGGCGAGAAAAAGATGACTTGCTATAACTTGATGGTTGATGTATTGAACAGTCAAATGGAGCTACAAGATGTTGAAAAATATGTCGGCCTCTTAGGAGCTCATGCCTCAGAGGTTTTGGG tcTAATTAACAAAATGTTGTCTGCTGAATGGTTTGGGCTCATTACGCAAGTGCTCTCGGATGAAGAAATATCCGAGGAAGATGAAGAAGCAATTCATGGAATAGAAGATTTAATGGCTGATTTCTTGCAACTTACTCATACTGCAATCAA AAATGTTGTAAATTCTGATCCATCAGGAGATTCTGATGATGATACGCAAGAAACTGTTCAGAGTGTATGTTCTGATCCAAAGGATAGCAAggaaaaactattgaaaaaggGTCCAGGACTAGGTGGACTTATGGCAGCATTAACAACGATGCAATCCACTGTTGAAAAGACGAAAGATAACTTGGAAGAATCTCCATCTGAAACGAGTTCA gaAGATATTCAAGATTTGTATCTCGAATTGGAAAAG GAGGATGAAAAGGAATACTCTCCAGAGATTGAGGAGCTCGAAATACCCGTTAAACTTctatataatctattaattcaTAATGTGGAACTCAAAGAACCAGATATGAGATTTTACTTACTTGATTCTGTACGATTATTAACTTTACATGCAGATGTTCTCACGAACATTGCTCGAAAACGAAAGCGTTTTATTCGATGGTGCCAAGAGTCACTGTTGGTTGGAATCCTTTGGAAAATACTAGATTCTAGTCAATCCCAA GTTGCACAAGTGTCTGTTCCTATTTTGCTGCATGCCATTACTCTTCCAGGAGGATCAGATGTGTTTTGGAAGTCTGTGGATGATGATTTTCAAGATGATGACTGGAGAGTCAGGTTTGCTGCAGTTGAAAAGACCACAGTTATATTTAGGTTCCTTGAGCCCAAAGCAATACGCAAAAGCCAAAATCTGAGATCATCTTTATCTCATGCATTTTGCTGTTTGATTGCATGTATGAGTGATATAAATCctgaa GTATCTCTGCGGGCTAGTCTCTTTTTAGGAACAATTCATGATACAGCAGTGAATGCTTTAATTAGCTGTttagaaaatcaatttgataatGTTCCTATCGATCGTCCCGTTATTCTTCGAAGACTATACCAACTTTTCAACTGTCTTATTGACAGAAAAGTATTAACCTGGCAGTTTTTTGCCTCCCGATTTGAAAATCTCATACTTGAACTTCAAAATACTAACGAAAAATTACCTCCAGACTCTGCATAT CAAACAATGGTTCGTTGTAACGACTCAAGCCAAAAAAGGACCAAAGAAGGAAATGCCTCAGCAACTGTACATTCCCTTTCTGCAGCCTTGAAATATCCGTACAAAAGAACTATTTCAGCTCCTGCTGGAATGGGATTATCGACAAAAGCAGGAAGCTATCAT aaaACCCAAACGGAAAATACACAACTCTCAACAGGTCAAACAACCCCTGCAGGAGGATATTACCGGCAACAATCTGTTCCTTTGCTAAAAAGAAAAGCTAGTAAACAAGGACAAGACTCTGTACACCAGTTAAATAAGCAAATCAGCAATGTTGGGACAG TCGTTGATGAGCTTGAATACGTGAATGTTGCAGCAAAAACCGTTGACCTGGATGAAATCGACAAAGAAACTCTTCACTTGACAGTATTTTTGTTCATGCAATTTTTGTCACATCCGGAGCAAGCCACTTTGGCATCCTCTGATGAAAAG CAAACAAGCAAGACTAGTCCAAGTGCAAAAGCGATCCAGAGTTTATATTCCTTGCTTGGCTTTAATGAAAATGAGAGGCGATTCACTACAATGCCTCATAAAATAAGATCAACACCCGCTGTCAATGCATTTTTATCTAATCTTCCTCag GTTttggataataattttaaaattggagaGACCTTGTtgccaaatattattttggtattGCAAAAACTACCTTTTCCACAACTTTGCGCCTCTTCGTGGCAAACAGGGTATACCTTGATGCAAGAAAGCCATCTTTTTCAAG GTTGTGGATACAGTTTGTGGCATTTAGAGCCTTCAGCTCGAAAAAGCTGGCTTTCTGCTGTCCTTGTGATGGTCTATAAGTACAACTATCCACCAGAAGAGGTTGTAGGTGAAAGGTTGACGGGCCTCATTCGAATTATCATCCATACTCTTGCAGCTCATGCTCATGTTTGTTATCGCTTTTCAAAACCAGTATTAGGATTGAGTGCCAGATCCAGAGATCTAAGTCAAATATCTTTGGGACAAGCAGATAATGATAATGATACAGTCTTTGATGGTGAATCAAATCTTCAGGATGATGAAGATAACGATAAAGTTGAGAATGGAACACAAGAggaaatttcaacaaatttaattgttgTAAAGGAAGAAGATTCAACTGAGAGTAcaagtaatgtaaaaaaatcagaGGAAAATGATGTAATGACAAACCTATTTGAGCTTCTTCCGAGGCCATCTGGTAATTCTTCGAATCCTGTTGCTCCTTCTCCTTATGCACCTACTCCTGAACATCATCAAATGACATCTGAGGGCCTGCCAGAAGGTTGGGCAATGCAACTTATGCATAGTGGTAgaactttatttattgacaatgCTAATCAAACCACGACATGGATAGATCCAAGAACAGGGAGGCCCgctccaataaaaaatatagttggaAATGTTAAAAGTAGATTGGGTGGTGTTATAGAATCTCCTCCTTCACCCTTATCTTTAATGGATGTAATAACTGTTGGAAATCCTATAGCAGTTGATCGACCATCGACATCAAGTTCCTGTGGATCCAATTGCGAAACCGGCATTTTGACATCACCCCCACCTCTACCTTCCGAGGAACGTCTTCTTCCAATAGGGATTTCCagaaaatcttcaaaaaagaactacaaaaatcatcaaaatcattctttaaatataattgacagGGTTTGGCAAGTCTTGGGATCTTTAGACACTACTGAATGCAGTGGAGAGTCAATTCCTTTGATTGAGCCTAAATCTGGTGAAAAGATTCAACTTGTAGCGAGTGTGAGTCGTAATGAAGATGATAGTCTCCGTCAAGGGGAAATAACAGAGAAATATACTGGAACAGTCACACATATTAACAAAGCTAAATTGGATGCTTTGCTCAAAACCACAgtagcaaataataataacaattacaCTTCCAACGGTATTGAAAGTCCGCCAACTACTCCCACTAAAACCGTACTCTATAATAGccataattgtattaaaaaaaatattgatactgTAACTCCTAGAGTAAATCCAACCGTATCAAGCTTAATCCCCGAGAAACCATGCAAAACAGTTAATAGTATcgaaaaatctattaaaaacgACAAGCAAAGAAGACGGAAATTCAATTCtg CCAATCACCAGGACCAAATTGGTTCAACAATGGAAAACAATAGTAAGACATCTAGTCTATGTGGTAAGAAAGTCAAAGCAGCTAAGACCGACTCAGTTGGATCCTTGTCATCAACAAGAGATAATCCATTGCTTTTAAAACACAGCGCTCTTCGAGTCGGTGAAGATGCAGTCGTGGATCGATGTTCCCAATGTGgacaaataaaagaagaatattcGGATGAGGAAATTGGACTTTGTATCATTATCTTGAATACTTTCATCAATAGGGAGCCAG GATTAGCAGCTCCATTATTACCCGAAATCCTTTTGACAGTGACCAGAATAGCACAAAAATCAAGGTATTCTTGGGAGTTCTGCGACGCTCCTTCGGTATATGTTCCTAGTAACTGTAGAAGTATAGCAAGACAGTTCATTCGCTGTGTCTTCCATCAATTGGCTCCAAACGGCATCTTTTCTCTATTATTTCAG atggaACTCTCCAATAAGCAACGAGAAAAGTTTTTTGAGACAATTGTGAGCGCATTGTTGGATTTTTCTGAAGTAAATCCCTCCGTTCCTgttcttttatttcttcaagaaaTGAACGAGCGAAAAACTTGGACCTCTGACCTCCTAGAAGTCTCGTTGCTTAACTTGTCCTGCTATTTAAAGTTTGTACCCTATGAAACCCCCAACATATGGACTTTTGTATTTCCACAAGCTGAAACTTTTCTGAGAAGACTCTGGACTCTATCTGCGAATCCAACAAAATCAGGATCCTCTTCCTCTGCTTATAAATATGGGTTTCACGGAGGAGCTAGCAATAGTCATGC GCCACTAATTGTTTACAAACAGGAGGGGGTAAGTcgaatgaaaaaattagaaaagagtACAGAGGTGACCGTGGTTCTCCGGCAAACTGACTCCTTATTTag TATTATGGCAAGTTTACTTCGGATGTCTGGAATTCAAAACAGTCGCTCTATTTTGGATCCTCTTGGAAAATTAATAAGTCATACAATACAAAATTCCAATGTTTCGTTCCATAGTTTATTAAATGTCTGTCATCTGTGTAATAAAACGTTTgccaaagagaaagaaagatatCAATTGACGAAAGCCgttgtttttgaattaatttctgCTGTGAAATTTAAATCTTCCATACCCGACactaattttcttcttctcacaAATTTTGTTCTTCAG GATTGTGGAGGAGAAATTACAACAGGTGTGGGCCTGGAAGAGGTTGTTGACTCGTATGAAAACTCTGCAAGCCAATTAAATACTGGGGCAGGAGAggctttaaaaaacaatctaTGTGATATTTTAGACTTTTTAGCAGACGTTCATTCATTGAGCAAGGTAAAAAGTCATGTCAAAGGAATGAACATTGGTCTAAATGAGGATACTCTTGGGGGTATAATTAAAGCAA GCTTGGCACAGTATATGGCTATTGAAATAAGCAGAGGAGGAAACGGAAGTCGTGAGTCAAGACCTGTTAATCGCTATCTCCCATGGCTATTTAATATTCCATCAAACACTCTTACTCAAGGGCCAAGAGAATTTCTCGACTGTGTATCCCATATTCGCCTTCTTTCTTGGCTTCTTCTAGGCTCTGTCACCATTTCACTCAAACATCAAAGACCTTCCATGAATAATAATCCTAATTCCTTTAATCTAAATAGTAATGTTTTGGAAGACGGATTATGCACTCCGATCCCATTAGAAGCATCCTGTCACATTGCTGATCACGTACAAGTTATTTTAGCTGGATTTGCAGAACAGTCAAAGAGTTCAGTCGTGCACATGTGCTCTTTGTTCCATGCTTTTATTCTGTGCCAGTTATGGACAGTATATCTAGAGCAGACGATCATGACTCTACAACCACGGGATGAAAGTCAAGTGTTGGCTGGAA GTATTCTGCTGGACTTTTGGGGAAAAGTTACTCCGGGTATTCTTCAACTGGTTTCACATTCTAAAGTTTTAGCTGAAATGGTAAACTTACATTTCCTTGGATTGATGGAGGCATTCATGGAGTGCAACTCTATGATATTGGGAAAACTCATGCCTCTTTGGATTCCTGTCTTGTTTGCTTATCAATCCACACTTCCTGATCACGTTAGG GTACGACTTCAAGCCATCCAAGACTACAAGCCTCAATCTCATGGAGATCTTGAAGAAGAATCAACACATAACGAAATACTTAAAAAGTGGCTACAACGTCTACAGTTCAAAATGGGTCAAATTGAAATGCAAGCCTCTCACGTAACACAGTTCTTTACTGTGTAA
- the Der-2 gene encoding derlin-2, whose translation MSFPALVRQMYLEIPPVTRAYMTGIVITTLSVHLDLVSPLRLYFNPFLVLGKGQVWRCLTSFLYFGTFGFNFILSLHFTHRYCRALEEGSFRGKTTEFVILFIFGVTFMLAFAFLVNNFIFLGQAFTIMIVYIWSRRNPHFRISILGLITLQAPYQPFVLLAIFFLTGHSIAVDLLGIFAGHVYYFLEDILPQRPEGCRPLKPPRFMKAIFDPAEDNPDYNPPPEERPGGFDWGNNQGQQAQG comes from the exons ATGTCGTTTCCAGCCTTAGTGCGTCAAATGTACTTGGAGATTCCCCCAGTGACAAGGGCGTATATGACAGGAATCGTGATTACAACCCTGAGTGTACATTTGGACCTCGTTTCCCCTCTGAGACTCTACTTCAATCCATTCCTCGTCCTCGGAAAAGGACAGGTCTGGCGATGTCTGACATCCTTTCTCTACTTTGGTACTTTTGGATTCAACTTTATTCTGAGTCTGCATTTCACACATCGCTATTGCCGCGCACTAGAAGAGGGATCCTTTCGTGGCAAAACCACGGAGTTCGTCATACTCTTTATTTTTGGCGTGACATTCATGCTCGCATTCGCCTTCCTCGTcaacaatttcattttccttGGACAG GCATTTACCATAATGATTGTTTATATTTGGTCTAGACGGAATCCACATTTTCGAATTAGTATCCTTGGGCTCATTACACTTCAAGCTCCATACCAACCATTTGTACTTTTGGCTATATTCTTTTTGACTGGCCACTCGATTGCTGTGGATCTACTTGGTATATTCGCAGGACATGTATACTACTTCTTGGAAGACATTCTTCCACAACGTCCTGAGGGTTGTCGCCCTTTAAAGCCTCCCCGCTTTATGAAAGCCATTTTTGACCCTGCAGAGGATAATCCAGACTATAATCCACCTCCAGAAGAACGACCTGGTGGCTTTGATTGGGGCAATAATCAAGGACAGCAAGCCCAGGGATGA
- the mRpL48 gene encoding large ribosomal subunit protein mL48: protein MRISSIYRVLRPSIRHVRNIYTSQALPKTFEPDYLDTLDPEPDVYPPMNIQIKGYDFHILEHFHRLVKSLSLKMELDVGECWATPGRNLQVDTFAVGGTEVKDSFYLTVYERNVQIINLKSNEAPVLLDMIKTATPPGVKVAFYEHLEEHAESRYIPDPFIDGLRSEILEIDGKRENVAEKAAVKRATKAAVKVTSPIEL from the exons ATGCGGATCTCGAGTATTTATCGTGTACTCCGGCCATCAATTAGACATgtacgaaatatatatacatcccAAGCACTCCCTAAAACATTCGAACCTGATTACCTtgat ACCCTAGATCCGGAGCCAGATGTGTACCCTCCCATGAACATCCAGATCAAAGGCTATGATTTCCATATACTAGAACACTTTCATAGACTCGTCAAGTCCCTGTCACTGAAAATGGAACTGGACGTTGGTGAGTGTTGGGCAACTCCCGGAAGAAATCTCCAAGTGGACACTTTTGCTGTCGGAGGGACGGAAGTAAAAGACTCATTCTACCTCACTGTATATGAGCGTAATGTTCAG atcaTCAATTTGAAGTCCAATGAGGCTCCGGTTCTTTTGGATATGATCAAGACTGCAACTCCACCTGGAGTAAAAGTGGCATTCTATGAACATTTAGAAGAGCATGCTGAGTCACGATATATACCTGATCCATTCATTGACGGACTTCGCTCCGAAATACTAGAAATTGACGGGAAACGAGAGAATGTTGCGGAAAAGGCAGCAGTCAAAAGGGCTACAAAGGCAGCTGTCAAGGTCACCTCTCCCATCGAATTATGA
- the LOC121124291 gene encoding pre-mRNA-splicing factor ISY1 homolog translates to MARNSEKAMTALARWRNAKLAEEGSDLAKKNDRRPYLASHCHDLKDAERWRIQVIREISRKVSQIQNAGLGEYKIRDLNDQINKLLREKTHWEWRIIELGGKDFRRKSRMLDLEGKEVPGSSGYKYFGAARDLPGVRELFDTDAPPPPKKSRAELMKDIDANYYGFRDDDDGIIVPLEIEVEERAIEQAVLDWKENKIPDEESDLLTMPPEMSHDAKLEEAMDEGKEGKRFVSHVAIPTQKDVEEALLRRKKQELLDMLQLDNVSVDDIKKDDST, encoded by the coding sequence ATGGCTCGAAATTCTGAGAAAGCCATGACGGCTCTCGCCCGTTGGAGAAATGCGAAACTAGCTGAAGAGGGATCGGATCTTGCTAAAAAGAATGATCGTCGACCTTATCTTGCATCTCATTGCCACGATTTAAAGGATGCAGAGAGGTGGCGAATTCAAGTGATTCGTGAGATATCTCGTAAAGTGTCCCAAATTCAGAATGCGGGACTTGGTGAATACAAAATAAGAGACTTGAATgatcaaattaataaacttcTCAGGGAGAAAACGCATTGGGAATGGCGTATTATTGAATTAGGCGGTAAGGACTTTAGAAGAAAGTCTCGAATGTTGGATCTCGAGGGTAAAGAAGTGCCCGGTTCTTcgggatataaatattttggggcTGCTAGAGATTTACCAGGTGTTAGAGAACTCTTCGACACTGATGCTCCACCCCCTCCTAAAAAATCCCGTGCCGAACTAATGAAAGACATTGATGCTAATTATTACGGCTTTAGGGATGATGATGATGGTATAATTGTTCCATTAGAAATTGAGGTTGAGGAACGCGCAATTGAACAAGCTGTATTGGATTGGAAAGAAAACAAGATACCTGATGAAGAAAGTGATCTTTTGACAATGCCTCCAGAAATGAGCCATGATGCTAAATTAGAGGAGGCAATGGATGAagggaaagaaggaaaaagatTTGTTTCTCATGTAGCTATTCCTACTCAAAAAGATGTCGAAGAGGCTCTTCTTAGAAGAAAGAAACAAGAACTTCTAGATATGCTGCAATTAGATAATGTTAGTGTTGATGACATTAAAAAAGATGAttcaacataa